Genomic DNA from Longimicrobium sp.:
TCGATTTTCGGTGCGGCCGTTCAGGTCAGCAGCAGCAGGTCTGCTCGCAGCAGCAGTCCGCGCAGCAGTCGCCCTCACAGCAGCACTTGTCGCAGCAGCAGGTCTTGGGATCGGTCATGGCGTCTCGCTGGTTCACGTGGATGCAGCCACAACGGTAACCGCATGGCGCGCCGAGCACAAGCGCGCCGGGCTCACCACTGGATGGTGCCCTGTTTGCTGGTGTCTACCTCTTCGGCGTCGCCGCTCCGGAAGAGGAACTTCTCCGTCTGGTCGTACAGGAACGCCTTGGCCTCGGGGTCGCGCACGTTCAGGCCGTTGTGGTTGATGAGCATGGTCTGCTGCTTCAGCCACAGCGCCCAGCATTCCTGGCAGATGGAGGCGTGAATGCGCTTGCCCAGGTCGTTGTTGAACGGCGCGAAC
This window encodes:
- a CDS encoding oxidative damage protection protein, with amino-acid sequence MADVTCARCGETRAGMPFAPFNNDLGKRIHASICQECWALWLKQQTMLINHNGLNVRDPEAKAFLYDQTEKFLFRSGDAEEVDTSKQGTIQW